From the Gramella sp. Hel_I_59 genome, one window contains:
- a CDS encoding LytTR family DNA-binding domain-containing protein, translating into MSTTPPTKNTAKSVWHSIIKSSEWRWFQKAIVLIIFFLVVNHLTTRDSFPDSESYRFPIEGFLSSMALCILIGIITEFNFKFYKKKHFTRKVEMGTIVWFMASTLGYITIMYIPINIIFNIVAGGNTEFYYLLIGLLITLLLSFILIGSMYAQDIYNLYKLSIKDAEINIESGPKMTKLTYEDIACFYSENKIVYTVQNDGTTLNTDFTLNQLEEKINNQLFFRANRQIIIHKNAVTQIEKIENGKLRIRLKDSIENDAIAEINISRYKRKEFKNWFQ; encoded by the coding sequence ATGAGCACGACACCACCAACCAAGAATACAGCAAAATCAGTATGGCATTCAATTATTAAAAGTTCAGAATGGCGTTGGTTTCAGAAAGCAATTGTATTAATTATCTTCTTTTTAGTGGTAAATCATTTAACCACACGCGATAGTTTTCCAGATAGTGAGTCGTATAGATTTCCCATAGAAGGTTTTCTGTCTTCTATGGCTTTATGTATTCTCATTGGAATCATAACAGAATTTAATTTTAAATTTTACAAGAAAAAGCATTTCACTAGAAAAGTAGAAATGGGCACTATTGTATGGTTTATGGCTTCTACTTTAGGATATATTACAATCATGTATATCCCTATAAATATTATTTTCAATATAGTTGCGGGTGGAAATACAGAGTTCTATTATTTATTAATCGGTTTGCTAATTACCTTATTACTGAGTTTCATTCTTATAGGCTCTATGTATGCACAAGACATATACAATTTATATAAGTTATCCATAAAAGATGCTGAAATCAACATTGAAAGTGGCCCGAAAATGACCAAACTTACCTATGAAGATATTGCTTGCTTTTACAGCGAAAACAAAATTGTGTATACAGTTCAAAATGATGGCACAACATTAAATACCGATTTTACATTAAATCAACTCGAAGAAAAAATAAACAATCAATTGTTTTTTAGAGCCAATCGGCAAATTATTATACACAAAAATGCTGTAACCCAAATTGAAAAAATTGAAAATGGCAAATTGCGCATTAGGTTAAAAGATTCCATAGAGAACGATGCGATTGCTGAAATCAATATCAGTCGTTACAAGCGAAAAGAATTTAAGAATTGGTTTCAATAA
- a CDS encoding DUF4365 domain-containing protein, with amino-acid sequence MIDNKPLEEQAENYIKSQLLKFNFNVLKPTYDQYGSDLILLENKGAKKTRFLNVQSKGRTLKNESTNVRIPKDYVNDNFVLFIYLITEKTKEENLFLFLKNDIDDWTLNSKNEYTLSISIQGIKNEYFIEKVFDSKQAEKLEKKLQQVEIKDYTTLLIDGVFLRNALIKTQNVYSEIWPDKEFIKPDLKTIVEQILIKYDRFKTDKKIVNCYVIESSYHPLKELVSFDCQTSFISKHNNQVNIFKNETDSFVSFEIVDQLERLINNDNIILVADDIIYESVLKGYKEMGVEIIMVLFGKQGRNMFVDFRWGDIIYPLGISIGLEHHEL; translated from the coding sequence ATGATCGATAATAAGCCTCTAGAAGAACAAGCTGAAAATTATATTAAATCACAATTATTAAAGTTCAATTTCAATGTTTTAAAACCTACATATGACCAATACGGAAGTGATTTAATTCTTCTTGAAAATAAAGGTGCAAAAAAAACTAGATTTTTAAATGTACAATCTAAAGGAAGAACACTAAAAAATGAAAGTACAAATGTGAGAATTCCAAAAGATTATGTAAACGATAACTTTGTTCTTTTTATCTATTTGATAACAGAAAAAACTAAAGAGGAAAATTTATTTCTATTCTTGAAGAATGATATTGATGATTGGACTTTAAACAGTAAAAATGAATATACCTTATCAATAAGTATTCAAGGAATTAAAAATGAATATTTCATAGAAAAAGTTTTCGATTCAAAACAAGCTGAAAAGCTAGAAAAGAAACTTCAGCAAGTTGAGATAAAAGATTATACAACATTATTGATTGATGGCGTTTTTCTTAGAAATGCACTAATAAAAACACAAAATGTCTACTCAGAAATTTGGCCTGATAAGGAATTCATTAAACCTGATTTGAAAACAATAGTGGAACAAATTCTAATAAAATATGATAGATTTAAGACAGATAAGAAAATCGTAAACTGTTACGTAATTGAAAGTAGTTATCATCCACTAAAGGAGTTGGTAAGCTTTGATTGCCAAACCTCATTTATTTCAAAACACAATAATCAGGTCAATATTTTTAAAAATGAAACCGATTCTTTTGTTTCCTTTGAGATCGTAGATCAATTAGAAAGATTAATTAATAATGATAATATTATACTTGTTGCGGACGATATTATTTATGAAAGTGTTTTAAAAGGATATAAGGAAATGGGTGTAGAAATTATAATGGTTCTATTTGGAAAACAAGGAAGAAATATGTTCGTCGATTTCAGATGGGGAGATATAATTTATCCTTTAGGTATATCAATTGGTCTAGAACATCACGAATTATAA
- a CDS encoding IS110 family transposase, whose translation MKNYQEVIGIDVSKNKLDAYAYNRSSHREFSNDVKGYKALLQWANGKEQKVFFCFENTGHYSLKLALYLSSKKQVYVQENPVVIKRSSGVIREKNDVVDAMMIARYGWLHREELSPSELKDNELLEVGRLLALRDQLVRSRTGLKNTLSELKKLLSSSSTDTCCKTLVSSITHLTSQINKIEKQLKSLIKTSEALSQNYKLITSLKGVGLVVGAQLLYHTNNFERFNSWRQFSSYCGTAPFGHSSGSSIHKKRKCHPMGDRQMKSLLSMAACTAIQYDSELRQYYKKKREEGKLKMIALNNVRNKLLSRVFAVVKRGTPYVELQRFAA comes from the coding sequence ATGAAAAATTACCAAGAAGTAATCGGAATTGATGTTTCAAAAAACAAGTTAGATGCCTATGCTTACAATCGTAGTTCCCATCGGGAGTTCAGTAATGATGTGAAGGGTTATAAAGCCTTGTTGCAATGGGCTAACGGTAAGGAACAAAAAGTGTTTTTCTGTTTTGAGAATACCGGTCATTATTCCTTGAAGTTAGCGTTGTATTTATCTTCAAAGAAGCAGGTATATGTACAGGAAAATCCTGTAGTAATCAAACGTTCTTCCGGAGTGATCAGAGAGAAGAATGACGTGGTAGATGCCATGATGATCGCCAGGTATGGCTGGCTTCACCGTGAGGAACTTTCACCGAGTGAGCTGAAAGATAATGAACTATTAGAAGTAGGCAGGTTGCTGGCTTTGCGTGATCAGCTGGTTCGTAGTCGTACGGGATTGAAGAATACCCTTTCAGAGCTGAAAAAGTTGCTCAGCAGCAGTTCTACAGATACCTGTTGTAAAACGCTTGTAAGCTCTATTACTCACCTGACTTCTCAAATAAATAAAATAGAGAAGCAACTAAAATCACTGATAAAGACTTCTGAGGCATTATCGCAAAATTATAAGTTGATCACTTCTTTAAAAGGTGTTGGTTTAGTTGTAGGCGCCCAGTTGCTTTATCACACCAATAATTTTGAACGCTTTAATAGCTGGCGCCAATTCTCCAGTTATTGTGGGACGGCTCCCTTTGGTCATAGTTCGGGAAGCAGTATTCACAAAAAGCGAAAATGCCACCCGATGGGAGATCGGCAAATGAAGAGCCTGCTTAGCATGGCGGCCTGTACAGCCATTCAATATGACAGTGAATTACGGCAATATTATAAGAAAAAGCGGGAGGAAGGTAAGTTAAAGATGATTGCGCTAAACAATGTCCGCAATAAACTGTTATCCAGAGTGTTTGCAGTGGTGAAGAGAGGAACGCCTTATGTGGAATTACAAAGATTTGCAGCCTGA
- a CDS encoding RNA-directed DNA polymerase has translation MRKHFKKALSNIIKHGDTDIFPFPFERYLFEDKKKESLDILESIHKDLEKSISENPPLTLVKLSPVGYYGFRQATMIEPFWNAYFLGLVISLAQKIEKTRINENENKIFSYRYDWDDDKASLFKDTTWISYKMQCIEYSKSYNYVLQTDISNFYPRINHHKLENELKRVDPDTDIPKRIIKLLSIFTGTISYGLPVGGPASRILAELALNHTDFHLKSRGINFCRYADDYTIFCNSESEAYKILVLLSEKLSNDQLSLQKGKTKIMSSSEYQEIHQFLDPKPADDEISEEEQKLLSISIRFDPYSATAVEDYESLKVAVRQIDIIGILSREVNKTKIDQTVTKQAINSVKALTSENQVQAVKILLDKDNLTTLSPVFTTIMRSVRSIYDELSEEGKDIVDNSLIELFATENYLTKIELNINYIVQILSIRHSHQKEELFVKLYESETNHFLKRQIIIAMTNWENHYWLVDIKNQFTTLTIWERRAFIYGSYCLGDEGSHWRKNNRGLFSKEELLIRDWCSDRKNSKRPILV, from the coding sequence ATGAGGAAACATTTTAAAAAAGCTTTATCAAATATTATAAAACATGGAGATACTGATATTTTTCCTTTTCCATTTGAAAGATATTTATTTGAAGACAAAAAAAAGGAATCATTAGACATATTAGAAAGTATCCATAAAGATTTAGAAAAGTCTATAAGTGAAAATCCACCATTAACTTTAGTAAAATTAAGCCCAGTTGGATATTATGGATTTAGACAGGCCACGATGATTGAACCATTCTGGAATGCTTACTTTCTAGGCCTTGTAATTTCCTTAGCCCAGAAAATTGAAAAAACTAGAATAAATGAAAATGAAAATAAAATTTTTTCTTACCGCTATGATTGGGATGATGACAAAGCTTCCTTATTTAAAGACACCACCTGGATAAGTTATAAAATGCAATGTATCGAATACTCAAAATCCTATAATTATGTATTACAAACTGATATATCAAATTTTTATCCACGGATAAACCATCATAAGCTTGAAAATGAATTAAAGCGAGTTGATCCAGATACAGATATTCCAAAAAGAATTATAAAGCTTTTGAGCATATTCACTGGGACTATTTCATACGGACTACCTGTTGGCGGTCCAGCATCTAGAATTTTGGCTGAGCTTGCTCTTAACCATACTGATTTTCATTTAAAATCTAGAGGTATTAATTTTTGTCGTTATGCAGATGATTATACAATTTTTTGTAATTCTGAATCAGAAGCATATAAAATTCTTGTTTTACTTTCGGAGAAATTATCCAATGATCAGTTGAGCCTGCAAAAGGGAAAAACAAAAATAATGTCAAGCTCAGAATATCAAGAAATTCATCAATTTCTTGATCCAAAACCTGCTGATGACGAAATTTCAGAAGAAGAACAAAAATTATTGAGTATTTCTATTCGTTTTGATCCTTACTCTGCAACAGCAGTTGAAGATTATGAATCACTAAAAGTTGCTGTCAGACAAATCGATATTATTGGAATCTTATCACGAGAAGTTAATAAAACTAAAATTGACCAAACAGTTACCAAACAAGCAATCAATTCAGTAAAAGCTCTAACATCTGAAAATCAAGTTCAAGCGGTTAAAATTTTATTAGATAAAGATAACCTCACAACGCTTTCCCCAGTATTTACAACAATAATGAGATCTGTAAGAAGTATTTATGATGAGCTTTCAGAGGAAGGTAAAGATATTGTAGATAATTCTTTAATAGAACTATTTGCCACAGAGAATTATTTGACTAAAATTGAACTAAATATTAATTATATAGTCCAAATACTTTCTATTCGCCATTCCCATCAAAAAGAAGAATTATTCGTGAAACTTTACGAGTCGGAAACAAATCATTTCTTAAAAAGACAGATTATTATTGCTATGACTAATTGGGAAAATCACTATTGGTTAGTAGATATCAAAAACCAATTTACGACTTTGACAATTTGGGAGCGTAGAGCATTTATTTATGGTTCCTATTGTTTAGGAGATGAAGGATCCCATTGGAGAAAAAATAATAGAGGTTTATTCAGCAAAGAAGAATTGTTGATTAGGGATTGGTGTTCAGATAGAAAAAATTCTAAAAGACCTATTTTAGTATGA
- a CDS encoding IS110 family transposase, translating into MKNYQEVIGIDVSKNKLDAYAYNRSSHREFSNDVKGYKALLQWANGKEQKVFFCFENTGHYSLKLALYLSSKKQVYVQENPVVIKRSSGVIREKNDVVDAMMIARYGWLHREELSPSELKDNELLEVGRLLALRDQLVRSRTGLKNTLSELKKLLSSSSTDTCCKTLVSSITHLTSQINKIEKQLKSLIKTSEALSQNYKLISSLKGVGLVVGAQLLYHTNNFERFNSWRQFSSYCGTAPFGHSSGSSIHKKRKCHPMGDRQMKSLLSMAACTAIQYDSELRQYYKKKREEGKLKMIALNNVRNKLLSRVFAVVKRGTPYVELQRFAA; encoded by the coding sequence ATGAAAAATTACCAAGAAGTAATCGGAATTGATGTTTCAAAAAACAAGTTAGATGCCTATGCTTACAATCGTAGTTCCCATCGGGAGTTCAGTAATGATGTGAAGGGTTATAAAGCCTTGTTGCAATGGGCTAACGGTAAGGAACAAAAAGTGTTTTTCTGTTTTGAGAATACCGGTCATTATTCCTTGAAGTTAGCGTTGTATTTATCTTCAAAGAAGCAGGTATATGTACAGGAAAATCCTGTAGTAATCAAACGTTCTTCCGGAGTGATCAGAGAGAAGAATGACGTGGTAGATGCCATGATGATCGCCAGGTATGGCTGGCTTCACCGTGAGGAACTTTCACCGAGTGAGCTGAAAGATAATGAACTATTAGAAGTAGGCAGGTTGCTGGCTTTGCGTGATCAGCTGGTTCGTAGTCGTACGGGATTGAAGAATACCCTTTCAGAGCTGAAAAAGTTGCTCAGCAGCAGTTCTACAGATACCTGTTGTAAAACGCTTGTAAGCTCTATTACTCACCTGACTTCTCAAATAAATAAAATAGAGAAGCAACTAAAATCACTGATAAAGACTTCTGAGGCATTATCGCAAAATTATAAGTTGATCAGTTCTTTAAAAGGTGTTGGTTTAGTTGTAGGCGCCCAGTTGCTTTATCACACCAATAATTTTGAACGCTTTAATAGCTGGCGCCAATTCTCCAGTTATTGTGGGACGGCTCCCTTTGGTCATAGTTCGGGAAGCAGTATTCACAAAAAGCGAAAATGCCACCCGATGGGAGATCGGCAAATGAAGAGCCTGCTTAGCATGGCGGCCTGTACAGCCATTCAATATGACAGTGAATTACGGCAATATTATAAGAAAAAGCGGGAGGAAGGTAAGTTAAAGATGATTGCGCTAAACAATGTCCGCAATAAACTGTTATCCAGAGTGTTTGCAGTGGTGAAGAGAGGAACGCCTTATGTGGAATTACAAAGATTTGCAGCCTGA
- a CDS encoding DUF4269 domain-containing protein — MAASKHATIRKMKENFKNIEYLKIGNSKQKEVYRILKDNLILEKLEKYSPILVGTIPIRIDIEDSDLDIICFFRNLEKFETDIKSNFSKENKFMISNKNINQKKSVVAKFRLENYDFEIFGQNIPTNQQDAFLHMIKENEILKSKDAEFRKSIIELKRRGLKTEPAFAKLLDIQGDPYSGLLNY, encoded by the coding sequence TTGGCTGCAAGCAAACATGCTACGATAAGGAAGATGAAAGAAAATTTTAAAAATATTGAATATTTAAAAATCGGAAATTCTAAACAAAAAGAAGTTTATAGAATTTTAAAAGATAATTTAATATTAGAAAAACTTGAAAAATATTCTCCTATACTAGTTGGAACAATCCCAATAAGAATTGACATTGAAGATAGCGATTTAGATATTATATGTTTTTTCAGGAATCTAGAGAAATTCGAAACTGATATAAAGTCTAATTTTTCAAAAGAAAATAAATTCATGATTTCAAATAAAAATATTAATCAAAAAAAAAGTGTAGTTGCTAAATTCAGATTGGAGAATTATGATTTCGAAATATTTGGACAAAATATACCTACTAATCAACAAGATGCCTTTCTCCACATGATTAAAGAAAATGAAATATTGAAAAGTAAAGATGCCGAGTTTAGAAAATCTATAATTGAATTAAAAAGAAGAGGTTTAAAAACTGAACCAGCGTTCGCAAAATTATTGGACATACAAGGAGATCCGTATTCTGGTTTATTAAACTACTAA
- a CDS encoding type II toxin-antitoxin system RelE/ParE family toxin, which produces MIKSFADKEADKIWNGTQSRKLPANIQNVARRKLRMVNNAQNINDLRIPPANHLEKLSGNLEGFHSIRINKQWRIMFKWKNDNAFEVQIVDYH; this is translated from the coding sequence GTGATTAAATCTTTTGCAGACAAAGAAGCTGACAAAATTTGGAATGGAACCCAATCAAGAAAGCTTCCTGCTAATATTCAAAACGTAGCTAGAAGAAAACTAAGAATGGTAAATAATGCTCAAAATATAAATGACTTAAGAATTCCTCCAGCTAATCATTTGGAAAAGCTGAGTGGAAATTTAGAAGGTTTTCATAGCATTAGAATTAATAAACAATGGAGAATAATGTTCAAATGGAAAAATGACAATGCTTTTGAGGTGCAAATTGTTGACTACCATTAA
- a CDS encoding HigA family addiction module antitoxin has protein sequence MKKLENIHPGEILKEEFLDPMEITAYRLSKETFIPQTRISEIIKKKRRITADTALRLSKYFGTTAKFWLGLQDDYDLEEERFLKEKEFNNIKPLENNAA, from the coding sequence ATGAAAAAACTTGAAAACATACATCCTGGAGAAATCTTAAAAGAAGAGTTTTTAGATCCGATGGAAATTACAGCATACCGACTTTCCAAAGAAACATTTATCCCGCAGACAAGAATAAGTGAAATCATTAAAAAGAAAAGAAGAATAACTGCTGATACAGCTCTTCGTCTTTCAAAATATTTTGGAACTACTGCAAAATTTTGGTTGGGATTGCAAGATGATTATGATTTGGAAGAGGAAAGATTTTTAAAAGAGAAAGAGTTTAATAACATAAAGCCGTTAGAAAATAACGCAGCCTAA
- a CDS encoding CPBP family intramembrane glutamic endopeptidase → MNKITLRQTLIPLITIGIICFLWFGPIRLSYIENIVVAILIIIANYIEYKGKPFSALGFQRKKFTLKNILVLAPLVSLGLFIFYVLVLVPGITKLTGAPIDYSSFDQLEGDLSACLIALLLVWATAGFGEEIIFRGYFMRQFVKFFGESNVSIVFNIVLLACFFGFMHSYQGITGQLVTGIVGAILALLFYLRKYDLWFVVAVHGFFDTIALICIYFGLT, encoded by the coding sequence ATGAACAAAATTACCTTAAGACAAACATTAATTCCATTAATTACCATTGGAATCATCTGCTTTTTATGGTTTGGACCAATACGTTTAAGTTATATTGAAAACATCGTTGTTGCTATATTAATCATTATAGCGAATTATATAGAATACAAAGGAAAACCATTTTCAGCACTTGGATTTCAACGTAAAAAATTCACACTAAAGAACATCTTAGTACTTGCTCCATTAGTCTCACTAGGACTCTTTATTTTTTATGTGCTTGTATTGGTTCCAGGAATTACAAAACTCACAGGCGCACCTATAGATTATTCAAGTTTTGATCAATTGGAAGGAGATCTTTCAGCCTGTTTAATTGCATTGTTATTAGTTTGGGCTACTGCGGGATTTGGAGAAGAAATCATCTTTCGCGGTTATTTTATGCGACAATTCGTGAAATTCTTTGGTGAAAGCAATGTGAGTATTGTTTTTAATATTGTCCTACTTGCCTGTTTTTTTGGCTTCATGCATAGTTACCAAGGAATTACGGGGCAACTTGTTACAGGAATTGTCGGAGCGATTTTAGCACTGTTATTCTACCTGCGCAAATACGATTTGTGGTTTGTTGTTGCTGTACACGGTTTTTTTGACACTATAGCATTAATTTGTATTTACTTTGGATTGACGTAA
- a CDS encoding HEPN domain-containing protein, protein MITTKTYKGKFKTPDSDEWFNGTLIYDHERGSELEIFGSFNPFLFDRSTQPIIIGHTSEGKVTLIDNWYKKTKTTRDNVVIGTYQPNIILEGHNFKNIDEISFDKVIFQVFNLFEWIGKTGQKTDFKYYNSDEYSISYKAINDINFSLNNEIDGSITFDGPVSLGGKANKMELHEEAYVTLKYQKSKKLELIIKDIITFIDAITIFTNEQSYPTKITLKDSSLKKEKSKIEQQKLIHCNYQNSFYNSQHKTRNVGEFIVDFDDVESDFPALISKWFDLYETLDSVLLLFLKHFKDKYRFSSDKFMDTIRAVENFHRINFNNERIPQERFEELVNRILNDVNLDLKDSEWLAGRLQGNEPTLKNRLMELIKESDSTTIKNRVGKFKKFCWAVTSSRNYYTHYDQKLEGTAKKGSELFELTRTLRAILTLYILKEIGINYKDFSNNLRYHFG, encoded by the coding sequence ATGATAACTACTAAGACATACAAGGGAAAATTTAAAACTCCAGATTCAGACGAATGGTTTAATGGAACATTAATATATGATCATGAAAGAGGTTCTGAATTAGAAATTTTCGGAAGTTTTAATCCCTTTCTTTTTGATAGATCGACTCAGCCTATAATAATTGGACATACTTCAGAAGGTAAAGTTACTTTAATTGACAATTGGTATAAAAAAACTAAGACTACTCGAGATAATGTAGTTATTGGAACCTATCAACCTAACATAATATTAGAAGGTCATAATTTTAAAAATATTGATGAAATAAGTTTTGATAAAGTCATTTTTCAAGTTTTTAATCTTTTCGAATGGATTGGGAAAACAGGTCAGAAAACTGATTTTAAATATTACAATTCTGACGAATATTCTATCTCTTACAAGGCTATTAATGATATTAATTTTTCTTTAAACAATGAAATAGATGGGAGTATAACTTTTGATGGTCCTGTTAGCTTAGGAGGAAAAGCAAATAAAATGGAATTGCATGAAGAAGCTTATGTCACCTTGAAATATCAAAAAAGTAAGAAGTTAGAACTTATTATAAAAGATATTATAACTTTTATAGACGCAATTACAATCTTTACAAATGAACAAAGCTATCCAACTAAAATCACATTGAAAGACAGCTCTCTTAAAAAAGAGAAATCAAAAATAGAACAACAAAAACTAATCCATTGTAATTATCAAAATAGCTTCTATAATTCTCAGCATAAAACTAGAAATGTAGGTGAGTTTATCGTCGACTTTGATGATGTAGAATCTGATTTTCCAGCTTTAATTTCGAAATGGTTTGATCTTTATGAAACTTTAGATTCAGTTCTTTTATTATTTTTAAAGCATTTCAAAGATAAATATAGATTTTCATCTGATAAATTCATGGATACGATTCGTGCGGTTGAAAATTTTCATCGAATAAATTTTAATAATGAGAGGATACCTCAAGAGAGATTTGAAGAATTAGTTAATAGAATTCTTAATGATGTTAATTTAGATCTCAAAGATTCCGAATGGTTGGCTGGAAGATTACAAGGTAATGAACCTACTTTAAAAAATAGATTAATGGAACTTATCAAAGAAAGTGATTCTACAACTATTAAAAATAGAGTTGGTAAATTTAAAAAGTTTTGCTGGGCAGTTACATCTTCAAGAAATTATTATACTCATTATGACCAAAAATTAGAAGGAACAGCGAAAAAAGGATCAGAACTTTTTGAATTAACTCGTACACTAAGAGCAATATTAACTTTGTACATATTGAAAGAAATAGGGATAAATTATAAAGATTTTAGTAATAATTTAAGATATCATTTCGGTTAA
- a CDS encoding carboxypeptidase-like regulatory domain-containing protein — protein MNSGISSTTNQEGYFSISSDLGDTLVFNSIQFEQQILIVDENHLQTTLVIELKKIINLLDEVIISSSSKVFNVKTANRELKKTFQTDLEKNWFIYYPPNPKGNLLASIIPGNKKSIPKKSEIRIIHLSDYVELFASDDTLNCEYLKNSLGIPENGCNLFFDYLESKSLNYELLGPTRRLDLIQKIYEASQEYIVIQESK, from the coding sequence ATGAATAGCGGAATTTCTTCTACTACAAATCAAGAAGGATATTTTTCTATATCAAGTGACTTAGGAGACACTTTAGTATTTAATTCGATACAATTTGAACAACAAATACTGATTGTTGATGAAAATCATTTACAAACAACTTTAGTAATTGAACTTAAGAAGATAATTAACTTATTAGATGAAGTAATTATTAGTTCGTCTTCAAAGGTATTTAATGTGAAAACGGCAAATAGAGAATTAAAAAAAACATTTCAAACGGATCTAGAAAAGAATTGGTTTATATACTATCCACCAAATCCTAAAGGAAATCTATTAGCTAGTATTATACCAGGTAACAAGAAGTCAATTCCTAAAAAATCTGAGATACGAATTATTCACTTAAGTGATTATGTAGAATTATTTGCGTCGGACGATACTTTAAATTGTGAGTATTTAAAAAATTCTTTGGGGATTCCCGAAAACGGATGTAATCTATTTTTTGATTATTTAGAATCTAAATCATTAAATTATGAGTTATTAGGCCCAACAAGGCGTCTAGATTTGATACAAAAGATTTATGAAGCAAGCCAAGAATATATAGTTATACAAGAAAGTAAGTAA
- a CDS encoding tetratricopeptide repeat protein: MIKYKLLIIIFPLFLGCEFSNNTNSFSGENYQKSGNDIISFKKDNEFGFKEGSKVQKLNSKGVDLGIKKKYQEAEKVLKKALLEEPKNPIILNNIGLTYYNRGIYNTAIKYFNQSLMFSDSTSIMAATNLGLTYYDQMDYARALEIMNFSLSKQNGDNVEKLTVRLNRIMVNIELEDCDEIFADRKAIEYLRHNNELGDYAAYLEEVDEQLFKLCTTTVHRQ; encoded by the coding sequence TTGATTAAATACAAGCTGCTAATAATTATATTTCCACTCTTTTTAGGTTGTGAATTTTCAAATAATACAAATAGTTTTTCCGGAGAAAATTATCAAAAATCAGGAAATGATATTATTTCTTTCAAAAAAGATAATGAGTTTGGTTTTAAGGAAGGCAGTAAAGTCCAAAAATTAAATAGTAAAGGAGTTGATTTAGGTATAAAGAAAAAATACCAAGAAGCAGAAAAAGTTCTGAAGAAAGCTCTTCTTGAAGAACCGAAAAATCCAATAATTCTAAACAACATTGGATTAACATATTATAATCGAGGTATATATAATACTGCAATAAAATATTTTAATCAATCTTTAATGTTTTCTGACTCTACAAGCATAATGGCCGCAACAAATCTAGGTTTAACTTACTATGATCAAATGGATTATGCAAGAGCATTGGAAATAATGAATTTTAGCCTTTCAAAGCAGAATGGCGATAATGTAGAAAAACTTACTGTAAGACTGAATAGAATAATGGTGAATATTGAATTAGAAGATTGTGATGAAATATTCGCAGATAGAAAAGCTATAGAATATCTACGTCATAACAACGAATTAGGAGATTATGCCGCTTACCTTGAAGAAGTAGATGAACAATTATTTAAACTGTGCACAACAACGGTTCATCGCCAATAA